The Streptomyces achromogenes DNA segment TAGTGGATGTTCCAGACTGAAATGGCTTCAGCGCGCTGGGTTTCTGAGGTCCACACGCGGGCGTAGAGGAACTCTTCGGACGCCGAGTGCAGGTACACGTACCCGGCCTTGGCGCCCCTGGCCTTGGCCCGGTCCGCGGCCTTCGCCTGCTCGCTGCCGCGGCCGGGGGCGCGCCAGCCGCCGCCGTCGGGAATCCTGCCGACCTTTTTCACGTCCACGTGGACCATGTGCCCGGGCCTGCGGGCGGGGATCTCCTGCGGCTCGCGGTTCGTCTCGCCGTTGGGGTCGATGAACTTCCGTCGGTTCAGCCCCAGAGGTGGCGGGTGGCCGTCCGGCGGGAGATGGGTATGCCGTCGGCGGCGAGCTCGAACGCGATCCGGGCCGCGGGCCACTTGCGCTCCCGCCGCAGCGCCCCGACCTCGTGATCACCTGGCAAGGGGTCCCTGTCGGTTGGCGGTGCGGTGCGCTGGAGCGGTCGAGCAGGCCCAGTTCCCCGTACCGCCGGTACCGGTTGACCCATTTGGAAGCACACGCGGGTGCCCATCTCCGCGGCGACGTGTGCGATGGGGCGGGTCTTGCAGCGCTCGATGAGACGGCGGCGTCCTTCGACGGTCAGCGGGGCGTTGCGGTGAAACAAGAGGTGTTCCTTGCTTCCGGCGGAGGGAGTGGTGGGAAGGGGTTGGGGCTCAGTGGTGCGCACGTTGGCGGAGGGCTATGAGTACGCCGGTGAGGGTGAGCGCGACGGGTATCAGGCTCATCGGCGTGGCGTGACCGTGCTGGATCGCTCCGGCGGCGAGGACCTGTCCTGCGATGACAGAGAGTCCCAGGACGAGAACGCCGTGGATGCGGGCCAGCCAGGAGGTCAGAGCGACGAAGGCGGTGCCGAGCAGCCCGCCGATGTAGAGGTCGGCGTCGCCGGGCATCCCGTTCAGGCTGCCTGCGGCAAGCAGGCTGACGGCGAAGGCCACGATGGGTGTGGCCAGGCCGACGACCATGTTGTTCACGGTCGCGGCCCATGGGCCGACAACTCGTGCGATGCGCCCGTTGAGCGCCTGCTGCACCGACAGGCCGGCCCCGGTGGCCAGCGGGGTGGCGGCGGCCAGCACCGTTGCCCAGGCAACGCCTGCTGTGAGCTGCTCACTCGCGCCGACGCCCATGGTCGTGACGGCCAGGGCGGTTGCGATGACGCGCGAGCGGCTGACGGCCTGTCGTCCTGAGGGGCTGAGGCCGATGTGGTCGACGAACAGCGCGCCGCATGCTTGTCCCGCGGTGACGGCGATGCTGAACAGTGCCACCCCGATCATCGGGGCTGTGAGGCCTTGGCTCGCGACAAAGCAGGCACCCAGCACTGCGCCTGAGGCCTCCCAAGGCCGCAGCCGCCTCTCCCGAAAGACTGCTGCGATTCCCGCCACCTCGCGCCGGCGTGCGGGCATGAGCAGGCTGACGGCCAGCAGCGCCAGCAGGCTCACGCCGATGCTGATAGCTCCTGCGGCGATGCCAGTGCGGGGCCCGTGCCGAGCTGGGCGGCGAGGCGTCCGTTGACCTCGGACTGGGGTGCGAGGAGCCCCCCGGCGAGCACCATCAGCGGCACGGACAGTACGCGGACCGCCCTGCACGGCGCTGGACGCCGCCCGCCAACGACCGTACGGGCAGCGGTGTTCACCGCGGCTGCTGCTCGGCAATCACAGCCCAGTCGTCCACTGCGCGGCCGTCGGCGATCGCCTGGTCGAACACGCCTCTGAGCAGTTCACCGAACGGCAGGGAGACCGCCTGACCGGCTGCTGCATCCAGGGCGAGGTGGAGGTCCTTGCGTCCAAGTGCTGTGGTGAACCCGGCCGGCTGGTACCTGCGCTGCGCGATCATTGACCCATATCCGGAGTAGACGGGTCCGGGAAAGAGTGTCGAGGCCAGCAGTTCGACGAACTGACCCGGGTCGGCGCCGGCCGCGTCGGCGACGCTGACCGCCTCGCCGAGCGACTGAATCACGCAGGCGATCAGGTAGTTGCCCAGGACCTTGGCGGTGTTGGCCTGCTCGGGCCGCTCGCCCAGGCGCCAGGTGCGCGATCCGATCGCGTCGAAGAACGGCTGGACCCGGTCGATGAGCCCGGGCTCTCCTGCGGCGAGGATGTTCAGCGCACCGGCCTCCGCGACGCTGACCCGGCCGAACACCGGGGCGGCCACATATCCGATCCCGTGCGCAGCGTGCGCCTCTGCGGCCCGGCGGGCCAGCCCGACGCTCACCGTAGCCACGTTGACGTGCACCGCCCCAGGCCGGGCCTGTCCGAGGACCCCGGAGTCGAGGAAGGCCTCCGCGAAGGCGGTGTCGTCGGACAGGACCGAGAACGCCACCGGGCACTGGAGGGCCTCCGCGACCGATGCGGCGCGGAGGGCGCCGGCCTCCGCGAGCTCTTCCGCAGGCCCCGCTGAACGGTTCCACACCACAGTCTCCAGGCCTGCCCGCACCAGATTGCGCGCGATCGCCCGCCCCATCCCGCCCAGGCCGATGACTGCAACCTCGCCCATCGCGCAACCTCCATAGTGTGAACTATCTAAGACGGTTCAACTATGACGCGATTCGACGCCGATGTCGAACTGGCTAAGATGGTTCAGGTAGTCCATGGTGGTTCATACGAAAGGGGGTGCCCGTGGAGGCCCGTCGACTGTTCCGGCTGGACAACGAGGTGCTGGCGTTCCGCTTCACCGCCACGATGAGCGACCGGGTCGGCGCGGAGCCCCAGGAGCGGCTCTCCGACCCCGGCCGGCTGGAGATCTGGTTGCATGCCGCGGGGCTCAGCGTGCCTGACGTCTCGCCCACCGAGCTCCAGGATGCGCTAACGCTGAGAGAAGCGATCTACCGTGCCGGGCTGGCCGTCGCCGCCACCCAGCGCCCCAATCCGGGTGACGCGGCAATCCTGAACGGGGCCGCGGCCGCAGGACAACCAAGGCCCGGTCTCGAGAACGGGCTCGCAGTCTGGCACCTCAGCAAGGAAGCACCGGTACCGGACGCGCTCGGAGTGCTTGCCGCCGACGCCATCCAAATACTCGGAGGCCCCGACCGTAGCCGGATCAAAGCATGCGAAGGCCCCGGCTGCGCCGGCCTCTTCCTCGACACCAGTCGCGGCACAAACCGCCGATGGTGCTCAATGAACACCTGCGGCAACAGGGTCAAAAA contains these protein-coding regions:
- a CDS encoding DMT family transporter — its product is MQGGPRTVRAADGARRGAPRTPVRGQRTPRRPARHGPRTGIAAGAISIGVSLLALLAVSLLMPARRREVAGIAAVFRERRLRPWEASGAVLGACFVASQGLTAPMIGVALFSIAVTAGQACGALFVDHIGLSPSGRQAVSRSRVIATALAVTTMGVGASEQLTAGVAWATVLAAATPLATGAGLSVQQALNGRIARVVGPWAATVNNMVVGLATPIVAFAVSLLAAGSLNGMPGDADLYIGGLLGTAFVALTSWLARIHGVLVLGLSVIAGQVLAAGAIQHGHATPMSLIPVALTLTGVLIALRQRAHH
- a CDS encoding NAD(P)-dependent oxidoreductase → MGEVAVIGLGGMGRAIARNLVRAGLETVVWNRSAGPAEELAEAGALRAASVAEALQCPVAFSVLSDDTAFAEAFLDSGVLGQARPGAVHVNVATVSVGLARRAAEAHAAHGIGYVAAPVFGRVSVAEAGALNILAAGEPGLIDRVQPFFDAIGSRTWRLGERPEQANTAKVLGNYLIACVIQSLGEAVSVADAAGADPGQFVELLASTLFPGPVYSGYGSMIAQRRYQPAGFTTALGRKDLHLALDAAAGQAVSLPFGELLRGVFDQAIADGRAVDDWAVIAEQQPR
- a CDS encoding CGNR zinc finger domain-containing protein is translated as MEARRLFRLDNEVLAFRFTATMSDRVGAEPQERLSDPGRLEIWLHAAGLSVPDVSPTELQDALTLREAIYRAGLAVAATQRPNPGDAAILNGAAAAGQPRPGLENGLAVWHLSKEAPVPDALGVLAADAIQILGGPDRSRIKACEGPGCAGLFLDTSRGTNRRWCSMNTCGNRVKKARLADR